Proteins from one Dermacentor variabilis isolate Ectoservices chromosome 1, ASM5094787v1, whole genome shotgun sequence genomic window:
- the LOC142571806 gene encoding ubiquitin-conjugating enzyme E2 2-like, with the protein MRRGDRSSMATGRSPALERICKELEDIRRDPPANCTAAPVDPTDLFKWEATIQGPAGSPFEGGTFKLCIIFPADYPFRPPQVKFLTKIYHPNIGWNGNICLNVLASQWTPALSIAKVLISICWLMRNPNASDPLVNSVATLYRNNRVLYDITAREWTEMHASNK; encoded by the exons ATGCGCCGAGGGGATCGCAGCAGCATGGCCACCGGTCGTTCGCCAGCGCTGGAGCGCATCTGCAAGGAGCTGGAAGACATCCGCCGCGACCCGCCGGCCAACTGCACGGCGGCTCCGGTGGACCCAACGGACCTGTTCAAGTGGGAGGCCACCATCCAGGGACCCGCGGGAAGTCCGTTCGAAGGGGGCACCTTTAAGCTGTGTATCATCTTCCCCGCCGATTACCCATTTCGGCCGCCTCAG GTTAAATTCCTGACCAAGATCTATCACCCTAACATCGGCTGGAACGGCAACATTTGCCTCAATGTGCTCGCGTCGCAGTGGACGCCGGCTTTGTCCATCGCGAAGGTTCTCATCTCCATTTGCTGGCTGATGCGCAACCCAAATGCCAGTGACCCGCTCGTAAACAGCGTGGCTACTCTCTACCGAAACAATCGCGTCCTCTACGACATCACGGCGCGCGAGTGGACCGAGATGCACGCCTCGAACAAATGA